The following proteins come from a genomic window of Montipora capricornis isolate CH-2021 chromosome 9, ASM3666992v2, whole genome shotgun sequence:
- the LOC138017258 gene encoding uncharacterized protein, which translates to MRKKKQEEARDLNTRFHADPGGVFAQFSRMVEQDADNNKPNYKTTKQTSKDDERVFESIQDACSYWKHLWETSGSTANTKPGWLVEVRRAFEKLVPVPRQDSFQLNQTKCADTIKKKRNWSAPGPDRIANYWWKRAVTLHEGTAASFKTILTGEVGYPSWFTGGRTNLIPKPGELSSQNQRPITCLNTQYKWFTTCLLSPMDEHLETHNLLEEEQRGARTKCSGTLDNLMIDRMVCRDSRNGSRNLSMAWIDVRKAFDSVSHAWLQEMMTMHKFPLWMCRTVARLCESWNTKITARTKEGYETSDVIRFNKGLLQGDALCPRLFTLCLNPIYWKLKASEGYKLSRPLSGKITQLLYIDDMKIYAASKDKLERVMKTVKEAMADVGLEWNEKCSTAHVRRGSLDSSLGGTAIGERQVIQNLKKGETYKFLGVLENSKQEDRSVLWGASKVCLQRLSIIWSSPLSDFHKVLASNQYALPVVTYPMWTLTWPLADLQQLDREARKIIKENGGYHPLGSTELLYLPRKCGGRGLKSFESLYKQTKVKTTMKLYANEDRTMSLVREFEEKCERAGRRSLVKDAKKFALEMDITLDLAYPDPKALQTDSGEESHVKGVGRTLRAREEERSMREVREQRWQGKLFGERWDDNKVIDCFTWLSKWKSAPVHTVAGIYELYQQLLPTKLYHQSKTKTLTTSDTTCRMCGKGPESMAHVISGCGTLAQTKYMQRHNAALKILFFEFLKDLDLIQCIPPCLPGSEPEVVILGADRKNRGVWGRECARAFTEHRVIELYEQLLPTRIYYSHKVRARPATEVACRLCSRSAETVQHILAGCPTLAQNKYLERHNNALKILFFEILKDTNLIDKVPPWFSQVKPKPVYENDQFQAYWDVPLYAEHTEVRANRIDARFIDHQQEKVIALEMSCPWIDNRTSKEEEKTAKYAPLRWEIKRQYPGYNVQQNNIIIDLLGGWSTDMEEEMRNLLGSRVRTKGVLLKMQKSVLSSSLNIALLIVTWIFPLYD; encoded by the exons ATGCGAAAGAAAAAGCAGGAGGAGGCAAGAGATTTGAACACCCGTTTCCATGCTGACCCTGGTGGTGTCTTTGCACAATTTAGCAGAATGGTTGAGCAAGACGCCGACAACAACAAGCCCAATTATAAAACAACTAAGCAAACGAGTAAGGATGACGAAAGGGTTTTTGAAAGTATTCAAGACGCCTGTAGTTACTGGAAACATCTTTGGGAGACAAGTGGCTCCACTGCGAATACTAAACCTGGGTGGTTAGTGGAAGTGAGAAGAGCGTTTGAAAAGCTAGTCCCAGTCCCTCGGCAAGACAGTTTCCAACTTAACCAGACGAAGTGTGCAGACACGATCAAGAAAAAACGCAACTGGAGTGCCCCGGGCCCCGATAGAATTGCAAACTACTGGTGGAAAAGGGCTGTCACTTTACATGAAGGGACTGCGGCTAGCTTCAAGACCATCTTAACGGGCGAAGTCGGATATCCCAGCTGGTTCACAGGAGGGAGAACCAATCTGATCCCTAAGCCGGGCGAGCTCTCCAGTCAGAACCAGAGGCCTATAACCTGTTTGAACACGCAGTATAAGTGGTTTACCACCTGCTTATTGTCACCAATGGACGAACATCTGGAGACACACAACCTGTTAGAAGAAGAGCAAAGGGGAGCCAGGACCAAGTGCAGTGGGACCTTGGACAACTTAATGATTGACAGAATGGTTTGTCGAGATAGTCGAAATGGAAGCAGGAACCTAAGCATGGCTTGGATCGACGTGCGAAAGGCGTTCGATTCTGTAAGCCATGCTTGGTTGCAAGAAATGATGACGATGCACAAATTCCCCTTATGGATGTGCAGAACAGTGGCGAGACTGTGTGAAAGCTGGAATACGAAGATCACGGCCAGAACAAAGGAAGGGTATGAAACATCTGACGTCATAAGGTTCAACAAAGGCCTTCTACAGGGCGACGCTTTATGTCCGAGGTTGTTCACTTTATGCCTTAACCCAATATATTGGAAGTTGAAAGCATCGGAAGGATACAAGCTGTCAAGACCACTGAGTGGCAAGATTACGCAATTGCTATACATAGATGATATGAAGATATATGCAGCGTCGAAGGATAAACTTGAGAGAGTAATGAAGACAGTTAAAGAGGCCATGGCAGATGTCGGTTTGGAGTGGAACGAGAAGTGTTCTACAGCTCATGTAAGGAGAGGTTCATTGGACAGCAGTTTGGGAGGCACTGCCATCGGAGAAAGGCAGGTCATACAAAATCTGAAGAAGGGAGAAACTTACAAGTTTTTGGGAGTTTTAGAAAATTCTAAGCAAGAGGACAGGTCTGTTCTGTGGGGAGCTTCAAAGGTTTGCTTGCAGAGACTGTCAATTATATGGTCGAGCCCCCTATCGGACTTCCACAAAGTCTTAGCATCTAATCAATACGCACTACCAGTTGTCACCTACCCTATGtggacactaacatggccgctcgCAGATCTACAACAACTCGATCGCGAAGCTCGCAAGATCATCAAAGAGAATGGAGGCTACCATCCACTCGGTTCAACCGAGTTGCTATACCTACCAAGGAAGTGTGGAGGCCGGGGACTGAAGTCATTTGAGAGCCTGTATAAGCAGACCAAAGTCAAGACCACAATGAAGCTATACGCAAACGAAGATCGAACGATGAGTTTAGTGCGcgagtttgaagagaagtgcGAACGAGCAGGAAGAAGATCACTCGTAAAGGATGCCAAGAAATTTGCTTTGGAAATGGACATTACTCTGGACCTTGCATACCCAGATCCCAAAGCGTTGCAAACTGACTCAGGTGAGGAATCACATGTTAAAGGAGTAGGGAGAACATTACGAgcgagagaagaagagagaagcatGAGGGAAGTAAGAGAGcagaggtggcaaggaaagctgttcggagaaagaTGGGATGATAACAAAGTTATTGACTGCTTCACTTGGCTTAGTAAGTGGAAGTCTGCACCTGTGCATACTGTTGCTGGAATCTATGAGTTATACCAGCAATTACTCCCTACTAAGCTGTACCACCAGAGCAAGACGAAGACGCTGACCACCTCGGATACCACGTGTCGTATGTGTGGAAAAGGGCCTGAATCTATGGCCCACGTGATTAGCGGATGTGGTACCTTGGCACAGACTAAGTACATGCAGAGACACAATgcagccttgaaaatccttttcttcgagttcctgaaagacttagatcttatccagtgtatccccccttg tcttccTGGTTCGGAACCAGAGGTCGTTATTCTCggtgctgaccgaaagaatcgcggtgtctggggacgagaatgcgCGAGGGCTTTCACAGAGCACC GAGTGATCGAGCTCTACGAGCAACTATTGCCAACAAGAATATATTACAGTCACAAGGTGCGAGCCCGACCAGCTACTGAAGTGGCATGTAGGCTATGCAGTAGATCAGCAGAAACAGTTCAGCATATTCTAGCTGGATGTCCCACCTTGGCCCAGAACAAGTACTTGGAAAGGCACAATAACGCCTTGAAGATCCTGTTCTTCGAGATCCTGAAGGACACAAACCTTATTGACAAAGTCCCACCATGGTTCTCCCAAGTAAAACCCAAACCGGTATATGAAAACGACCAGTTTCAAGCCTACTGGGATGTCCCTCTCTATGCTGAGCACACCGAGGTGAGAGCAAACAGAATCGATGCCCGTTTTATCGACCACCAACAGGAGAAGGTGATAGCACTAgagatgagctgtccatggATTGATAACCGAACAAGTAAGGAAGAGGAGAAGACAGCCAAGTATGCCCCCCTAAGATGGGAGATAAAGCGACAGTACCCTGGATACAATGTGCAACAAAACAACATCATTATTGACCTGCTAGGTGGATGGTCCACAGACATGGAGGAGGAAATGAGGAATTTACTCGGGTCAAGAGTGAGAACTAAAGGAGTCCTACTAAAGATGCAAAAATCGGTCTTATCAAGCTCTCTTAATATTGCTCTCTTAATAGTGACGTGGATCTTTCCCTTGTACGACTGA
- the LOC138017259 gene encoding uncharacterized protein, protein MELQEIYYTLVPEDNETTFNDCLAALDNYFTPKVNVPFERHVFRQMQQTEGETIDQFVCRLHQKAISCDFANVDEAIRDQIIEKCKDSRLCRKFLEKASDATLTMLQETARVHEAVNAQMQSMGGLERVNRISQKDHQRKEKERAAKKFGKERKVLKERKCTRCGRTGHSERDRSCPALGKACNKCGLLGHFGACCRSKVEKKRPIEKQRSDGANQISEEPEEDYYAFVVKCGGDLSGVADLCIGGVQLKNVLIDSGATCNIVDRDTWESLKQEGVKCRSQRCERKLFAYGQSEPIEVIGTFESEVYCEASGERCVAEFTVVESHGRALLGRDTAEKLNVLRVGPPNSPQAYSITSEGTSVDIVKNFPDIFTGVGKLKDYQLKLHVNKDIKPVAQPVRRLPFGLREKVDKKLDELL, encoded by the coding sequence ATGGAATTACAAGAGATTTACTACACTTTAGTACCTGAGGATAACGAAACTACATTTAACGATTGTCTAGCAGCTCTGGATAACTATTTCACGCCAAAAGTCAACGTCCCATTTGAGCGACACGTATTTCGCCAGATGCAACAGACAGAGGGAGAAACTATCGATCagtttgtttgccgactacatcAGAAAGCCATATCTTGTGATTTTGCTAATGTGGATGAAGCCATCCGAGACCAGATCATTGAAAAATGCAAAGATTCAAGACTTTGTCGAAAATTTCTCGAGAAAGCGAGTGATGCAACCTTGACTATGCTACAAGAAACTGCACGCGTCCACGAGGCGGTCAACGCTCAAATGCAGTCCATGGGAGGTCTTGAGCGAGTTAACAGAATCAGTCAAAAAGAtcatcaaaggaaagaaaaggagagggcagcaaagaaatttggaaaagaaagaaaggttttgaaagaaaggaaatgcaCCCGTTGTGGCAGAACTGGTCATTCCGAACGAGACAGGAGTTGTCCAGCACTCGGAAAAGCTTGTAACAAGTGTGGTCTCCTTGGTCATTTCGGAGCCTGTTGCCGATCTAAAGTGGAAAAGAAACGTCCAATTGAAAAACAGCGTTCAGATGGTGCTAATCAAATTTCAGAGGAGCCAGAAGAAGATTATTATGCTTTTGTTGTGAAATGTGGTGGTGACTTGAGTGGAGTTGCTGATTTGTGCATTGGGGGTGTGCAGCTTAAGAATGTCCTCATTGACTCAGGAGCGACATGCAATATTGTGGATCGTGACACGTGGGAAAGTTTAAAACAAGAAGGCGTGAAATGCAGATCCCAAAGGTGTGAAAGGAAGCTGTTTGCTTACGGCCAAAGTGAACCCATTGAGGTAATTGGAACATTTGAGAGTGAAGTTTATTGTGAGGCGTCTGGAGAGAGGTGTGTAGCTGAGTTTACCGTTGTGGAAAGTCATGGCAGAGCTTTGCTTGGAAGGGATACGGCAGAGAAATTGAACGTGCTAAGAGTTGGGCCTCCTAACTCTCCCCAAGCATACTCTATTACAAGTGAAGGGACATCTGTGGACATTGTTAAGAACTTTCCTGATATTTTCACGGGAGTGGGTAAATTGAAAGATTACCAGCTGAAATTGCATGTGAACAAAGATATAAAACCTGTTGCACAACCTGTCAGAAGATTACCATTTGGGCTAAGAGAGAAAGTCGACAAGAAATTAGATGAATTACTGTAG